Proteins encoded by one window of Pseudomonas sp. PSKL.D1:
- a CDS encoding extracellular solute-binding protein, producing the protein MMPTHRLRQVAGSLLLACLSVPALAAPQHALTLYDEPPKYPANFKHFDYVNPDAPKGGTFRQSSFGGFDSLNPFINKGVPAENVSAIYDTLMRQSLDEPFTEYGLVAGKIEKAPDNSWVRFYLRPEARFHDGHPMRADDVVFTFNALIKDGAPLYRQYYADVADVVAEDPLRVLFKFKHKNNRELPLILGQLPVLPKHWYEGRDFNRGNLEIPLGSGAYKIAEVKAGRSVRYERVKDYWAKDLPINRGMFNFDAMTFDSYRDNTVALEALKAGQFDYGLEVSAKNWATAYNVPAVRDGRLIKEELPNGNPTGMQGFIYNLRKPVFQDIRVRQALSLLLDFEWTNKQLFNGAYTRTGSYFENSEMAAKGLPSPDELKILEPMRGKVPEQVFNEAFHNPVTDGSGMIREQQRQAYKLLQEAGWKIVDDKMVDKDGKPVVIEFLLAQTEFERILLPFKRNLADLGIDLNIRRVDVSQYITRLRSRDFDMIVSGYPQSNSPGNEQREFWTSAAADNPGSRNFMGLRDPAIDQLVEQLINADSRQSLVNHTRALDRVLLWGYYVIPNWHIKTWRVAYWNHIGHPKVSPKYDVGIDTWWIKPNVTPAVTEAPADEAH; encoded by the coding sequence CAGGTGGCCGGCAGCCTGTTGCTCGCCTGCCTGAGCGTACCGGCCCTGGCCGCGCCGCAACACGCGCTCACCCTGTATGACGAGCCGCCGAAATACCCGGCCAACTTCAAACACTTCGATTACGTCAACCCCGATGCGCCCAAGGGCGGCACCTTCCGCCAGTCCAGCTTTGGCGGCTTCGACAGCCTCAACCCGTTCATCAACAAGGGCGTGCCTGCCGAAAACGTCAGCGCCATCTACGACACCTTGATGCGCCAGAGCCTGGATGAGCCTTTCACCGAATACGGCCTGGTGGCCGGCAAGATCGAAAAGGCCCCGGACAACAGCTGGGTGCGCTTTTACCTGCGCCCCGAAGCACGCTTTCACGACGGCCACCCGATGCGCGCCGATGATGTGGTGTTCACCTTCAACGCCCTGATCAAGGACGGCGCGCCCCTGTACCGCCAGTACTACGCCGACGTTGCCGACGTGGTTGCCGAAGACCCGCTGCGGGTGCTGTTCAAGTTCAAGCACAAGAACAACCGCGAGCTGCCGCTGATCCTTGGCCAACTGCCGGTGCTGCCCAAGCACTGGTACGAAGGCCGTGACTTCAACCGTGGCAACCTGGAAATCCCGCTGGGCAGCGGCGCCTACAAAATCGCCGAGGTCAAGGCCGGGCGCTCGGTGCGTTACGAGCGCGTCAAGGACTACTGGGCCAAAGACCTGCCGATCAACCGCGGCATGTTCAACTTCGACGCCATGACCTTCGATTCGTACCGCGACAACACCGTCGCCCTCGAAGCGCTCAAAGCCGGGCAGTTCGATTACGGCCTGGAAGTCAGCGCCAAGAACTGGGCCACCGCCTACAACGTGCCCGCCGTGCGCGACGGCCGCCTGATCAAGGAAGAGTTGCCCAACGGCAACCCTACCGGCATGCAAGGCTTCATCTACAACCTGCGCAAACCGGTGTTCCAGGACATCCGCGTGCGCCAGGCCCTGAGCCTGCTGCTGGACTTCGAGTGGACCAACAAGCAGCTGTTCAACGGTGCCTACACCCGCACCGGCAGCTACTTCGAAAACTCCGAGATGGCCGCCAAAGGCCTGCCCTCGCCCGACGAGCTGAAAATCCTCGAACCGATGCGCGGCAAGGTGCCCGAGCAGGTGTTCAACGAGGCCTTCCACAACCCGGTCACCGATGGCAGCGGCATGATCCGCGAGCAGCAGCGCCAGGCCTACAAGCTGCTGCAAGAGGCCGGCTGGAAGATCGTCGACGACAAGATGGTCGACAAGGACGGCAAACCGGTGGTCATCGAGTTTCTGCTGGCGCAAACAGAGTTCGAGCGCATCCTGCTACCGTTCAAACGCAACCTGGCCGACCTTGGCATCGACCTGAACATCCGCCGCGTGGACGTTTCGCAGTACATCACCCGCCTGCGCTCGCGCGACTTCGACATGATCGTCAGCGGCTACCCGCAATCCAACTCGCCCGGCAACGAACAGCGCGAGTTCTGGACCAGCGCCGCCGCCGACAACCCCGGCAGCCGCAACTTCATGGGCCTGCGCGACCCGGCCATCGACCAGCTGGTGGAACAATTGATCAACGCCGATTCGCGGCAAAGCCTGGTCAACCACACCCGGGCGCTGGACCGCGTGCTGCTGTGGGGCTACTACGTGATCCCCAACTGGCACATCAAGACCTGGCGCGTGGCCTACTGGAACCACATCGGCCACCCGAAGGTATCGCCCAAGTACGACGTGGGCATCGACACCTGGTGGATCAAGCCAAACGTCACCCCGGCGGTGACCGAAGCCCCCGCGGACGAGGCCCACTGA
- a CDS encoding microcin C ABC transporter permease YejB, with product MLAYILRRLLLIIPTLFGILIINFIIVQAAPGGPVEQMIAKLEGFEGATSRIAGGGAEVSVAGSNYRGAQGLDPALIAEIERMYGFDKSPPERLWIMVKNYAQLDFGDSFFRDAKVIDLIAEKMPVSISLGLWSTLIMYLVSIPLGIAKAVRHGSHFDVWTSSAIIVGYAIPAFLFAILLIVLFAGGSYFDWFPLRGLTSNNFDELSTTGKVLDYFWHLVLPITALVIGNFATMTLLTKNSFLDEINKQYVITAKAKGLSRPRVLYGHVFRNAMLLVIAGFPSAFIGIFFTGSLLIEVIFSLDGLGLMSFEAAINRDYPVVFGTLFIFTLLGLVVKLIGDLTYTLVDPRIDFASREH from the coding sequence ATGCTGGCCTATATCCTGCGCCGTTTGCTGCTGATCATCCCGACCTTGTTCGGCATCCTGATCATCAATTTCATCATCGTCCAGGCCGCACCCGGCGGGCCGGTGGAGCAGATGATCGCCAAACTCGAAGGCTTCGAAGGCGCCACCAGCCGCATTGCCGGTGGCGGTGCCGAGGTGTCGGTGGCCGGCTCCAACTACCGTGGCGCCCAAGGCCTGGACCCGGCGCTGATCGCCGAAATCGAGCGCATGTACGGCTTCGACAAGTCGCCGCCCGAACGCTTGTGGATCATGGTCAAGAACTACGCCCAGCTCGACTTTGGCGACAGCTTCTTCCGGGACGCCAAGGTGATCGACCTGATCGCCGAGAAAATGCCCGTGTCGATCTCGCTGGGGCTGTGGAGCACGTTGATCATGTACCTGGTGTCGATCCCGCTGGGTATCGCCAAGGCGGTGCGCCATGGCAGCCACTTCGACGTGTGGACCAGTTCGGCGATCATCGTCGGCTACGCCATCCCCGCATTCCTGTTCGCCATCCTGCTGATCGTGCTGTTTGCCGGCGGCAGCTATTTCGACTGGTTCCCGCTACGAGGGCTCACCTCCAACAACTTCGACGAGCTGAGTACCACTGGCAAAGTGCTGGACTACTTCTGGCACCTGGTGCTGCCGATTACCGCGCTGGTGATCGGCAACTTCGCCACCATGACCCTGCTGACCAAAAACAGCTTCCTCGACGAGATCAACAAGCAGTACGTGATCACCGCCAAGGCCAAAGGCCTGAGCCGCCCGCGGGTGCTGTACGGCCATGTGTTCCGTAACGCCATGCTGCTGGTGATTGCCGGTTTCCCGTCGGCGTTCATCGGCATTTTCTTCACCGGCTCCTTGCTGATCGAGGTGATCTTCAGCCTTGACGGCCTGGGCCTGATGAGTTTTGAAGCGGCCATCAACCGCGATTACCCGGTGGTCTTCGGCACCCTGTTCATCTTCACCCTGCTGGGGCTGGTGGTGAAACTGATCGGCGACCTGACCTACACCCTGGTCGACCCCCGTATCGACTTTGCCAGCCGGGAGCACTGA
- a CDS encoding ABC transporter permease, with amino-acid sequence MALSPLNRRRFERFKANRRGWWSLWLFLILFGLSLGAELIANDKPIAVRYDGEWYFPAFKRYPETTFGGEFPLEANYKSPYIRELLASKDSFVLWAPIPFSYQSINYDLRVPAPAPPSADNWLGTDDQGRDVLARVIYGFRISVLFALTLTILSSIVGVIAGALQGFYGGWVDLAGQRFLEIWSGLPVLYLLIILASFVQPNFWWLLGIMLLFSWMSLVDVVRAEFLRGRNLEYVRAARALGMRNGAIMYRHILPNAMISTMTFMPFILTGAIGTLTALDFLGFGLPPGAPSLGELVAQGKSNLQAPWLGISAFAVLAIMLSLLVFIGESARDAFDPRK; translated from the coding sequence ATGGCCTTGTCCCCCCTCAACCGCCGGCGCTTCGAGCGCTTCAAGGCCAACCGCCGTGGCTGGTGGTCGCTGTGGCTGTTTTTGATCCTGTTCGGCCTGAGCCTGGGCGCCGAGCTGATTGCCAACGACAAACCGATTGCCGTGCGCTACGACGGCGAGTGGTACTTCCCGGCCTTCAAGCGCTACCCCGAGACCACCTTTGGCGGCGAGTTCCCGCTGGAGGCCAACTACAAGAGCCCCTACATCCGCGAACTGCTGGCCAGCAAAGACAGCTTCGTGCTGTGGGCGCCCATCCCGTTCAGCTACCAGAGCATCAACTACGACCTGCGCGTGCCCGCCCCGGCCCCGCCTTCGGCCGACAATTGGCTGGGCACCGACGACCAGGGCCGCGACGTACTGGCGCGGGTGATCTATGGCTTCCGCATTTCGGTGCTGTTTGCCCTTACGCTGACCATCCTCAGCTCCATCGTCGGCGTCATCGCCGGGGCGCTGCAGGGCTTTTATGGCGGCTGGGTGGACCTGGCCGGGCAGCGATTTCTTGAGATTTGGTCCGGGCTGCCGGTGCTGTACCTGCTGATCATCCTGGCCAGCTTCGTGCAGCCCAATTTCTGGTGGCTGCTGGGCATCATGCTGCTGTTCTCGTGGATGAGCCTGGTGGATGTTGTGCGCGCCGAGTTCCTGCGCGGGCGCAACCTCGAGTACGTGCGCGCCGCCCGCGCGCTGGGCATGCGCAACGGTGCGATCATGTACCGGCACATCTTGCCCAACGCCATGATCTCGACCATGACCTTCATGCCGTTCATTCTCACCGGGGCCATCGGCACCCTCACCGCGCTGGACTTCCTTGGCTTTGGCCTGCCGCCGGGCGCGCCGTCGCTGGGCGAACTGGTGGCACAAGGCAAGTCCAACCTGCAGGCGCCGTGGCTGGGCATCAGTGCCTTTGCCGTACTGGCGATCATGCTGAGCCTGCTGGTATTCATCGGCGAATCCGCCCGCGATGCCTTCGACCCGAGGAAGTGA
- a CDS encoding ABC transporter ATP-binding protein, producing MTEQNLIEVRDLAVEFVTGEHVNRVVDGISFDIRKGETLALVGESGSGKSVTAHSILRLLPYPLARHPSGSIRYEGKDLLQQGEKAMQRIRGNRIAMIFQEPMTSLNPLHCIEKQINEILLLHKGLTGKQATARTLELLELVGIPEPRKRLKALPHELSGGQRQRVMIAMALANEPELLIADEPTTALDVTVQLKILDLLKELQARLGMALLLISHDLNLVRRIAHRVCVMQCGKIVEQADCAQLFSKPQHPYTQMLINAEPSGLPAHNPVGAPLLEVDDLKVWFPIKKGLLRRTVDHVKAVDGVNFSLPQGQTLGIVGESGSGKSTLGLAILRLISSQGGIRFHGQALEGLNQKEVRPLRREMQVVFQDPFGSLSPRMCVADIVGEGLRIHRIGSPAEQEAAIIAALEEVGLDPRTRHRYPHEFSGGQRQRIAIARALVLKPALILLDEPTSALDRTVQRQVVELLRNLQQKYNLTYLFISHDLAVVKALSHQLMVIKHGQVVEQGDAQAIFHAPQHAYTQQLLEAAFLEPEVRRA from the coding sequence ATGACTGAACAAAACCTGATCGAAGTGCGTGACCTGGCCGTGGAATTCGTCACCGGGGAGCATGTAAACCGGGTGGTCGACGGCATCAGCTTCGACATCCGCAAGGGCGAAACCCTGGCGCTGGTGGGCGAAAGCGGTTCGGGCAAATCGGTGACTGCACACTCGATCTTGCGCCTGCTGCCCTACCCCCTGGCCCGCCACCCCAGCGGCAGCATCCGCTACGAAGGCAAAGACCTGTTGCAGCAAGGCGAAAAGGCCATGCAACGGATTCGCGGCAACCGCATCGCGATGATCTTCCAGGAGCCGATGACCTCGCTCAACCCGTTGCACTGCATCGAAAAGCAGATCAACGAAATCCTGCTGCTGCACAAGGGCCTGACTGGCAAACAGGCCACCGCACGCACGCTGGAGCTGCTGGAACTGGTCGGCATCCCCGAGCCACGCAAGCGCCTCAAAGCCCTGCCCCACGAGCTGTCTGGCGGGCAACGCCAGCGGGTGATGATCGCCATGGCCCTGGCCAACGAGCCGGAATTGCTGATTGCCGACGAACCCACCACCGCGCTCGACGTGACCGTGCAGTTGAAGATTCTCGACCTGCTCAAAGAGCTGCAGGCCCGGCTGGGTATGGCGCTACTGCTGATCAGCCACGACCTCAACCTGGTGCGGCGCATCGCCCACCGCGTGTGCGTGATGCAGTGCGGCAAGATCGTCGAACAGGCCGACTGCGCCCAGCTGTTCAGCAAACCGCAGCACCCTTACACGCAGATGTTGATCAATGCCGAACCCAGCGGCCTGCCGGCGCACAACCCGGTGGGGGCACCACTGCTGGAAGTGGACGACCTCAAGGTCTGGTTCCCGATCAAGAAGGGCTTGCTGCGCCGTACCGTCGACCACGTAAAGGCGGTGGACGGCGTCAACTTCAGCCTGCCTCAGGGGCAGACGCTGGGCATTGTTGGCGAGTCCGGCTCCGGCAAATCCACCCTCGGGTTGGCGATCCTGCGGTTGATTTCCAGTCAGGGCGGCATCCGCTTCCACGGCCAGGCGCTGGAAGGGCTGAACCAGAAGGAAGTGCGCCCGCTGCGCCGCGAGATGCAGGTGGTGTTTCAGGACCCGTTCGGCAGCCTCAGCCCGCGCATGTGCGTGGCTGATATTGTCGGTGAGGGGCTGCGCATCCACCGCATCGGCAGCCCGGCCGAACAAGAGGCTGCGATCATCGCCGCGCTCGAAGAGGTAGGCCTGGACCCACGCACCCGCCACCGTTACCCCCATGAGTTTTCCGGCGGCCAGCGCCAACGCATCGCGATTGCCCGCGCCTTGGTGCTCAAGCCCGCGTTGATTCTGCTGGACGAACCTACCTCGGCGCTGGACCGCACCGTGCAGCGGCAAGTGGTGGAGTTGCTGCGCAACCTGCAGCAAAAGTACAACCTGACCTACCTGTTCATCAGCCACGACCTGGCCGTGGTCAAAGCGCTGAGCCACCAGTTGATGGTGATCAAGCATGGGCAGGTGGTTGAACAGGGGGATGCCCAGGCGATCTTCCATGCGCCGCAGCATGCGTATACCCAGCAGTTGCTGGAGGCGGCGTTTTTGGAGCCTGAGGTGCGTCGGGCTTAG
- a CDS encoding response regulator → MSQSATLLVIDDEPQIRKFLRISLASQGYKVIEAATGGEGLAQAALAKPDLVVLDLGLPDMDGQQVLRELREWSAVPVLVLSVRASEVQKVDALDGGANDYVTKPFGIQEFLARVRALLRQVPQSGGGEVAASFGPLIVDFAFRKVTLDGVEVALTRKEYALLAQLAGHPGRVITQQQLLKDIWGPTHVDDTHYLRIVVGHLRQKLGDDPAAPRFIVTEAGVGYRLVTPN, encoded by the coding sequence ATGAGCCAATCCGCCACGCTGCTGGTCATCGATGATGAACCCCAGATCCGCAAATTCCTACGCATCAGCCTGGCTTCCCAGGGCTACAAGGTGATCGAAGCCGCCACCGGCGGCGAAGGCCTGGCCCAGGCTGCATTGGCCAAGCCGGACCTGGTAGTGCTCGACCTCGGCCTGCCCGACATGGACGGCCAGCAGGTGCTGCGAGAGCTGCGCGAATGGAGCGCGGTGCCGGTGCTGGTGCTGTCGGTGCGGGCCAGTGAAGTGCAGAAGGTGGATGCACTCGACGGCGGGGCCAACGACTACGTGACCAAGCCCTTCGGCATCCAGGAATTCCTTGCCCGCGTGCGTGCGTTGCTGCGCCAGGTGCCCCAGAGCGGCGGCGGGGAGGTGGCCGCCAGCTTCGGCCCGCTGATCGTGGATTTTGCTTTTCGCAAGGTGACGCTCGATGGCGTGGAAGTGGCGCTGACCCGCAAGGAATATGCCCTGCTGGCGCAACTGGCCGGGCACCCGGGGCGGGTGATTACCCAGCAGCAGCTGCTCAAGGATATTTGGGGGCCGACGCATGTGGACGATACCCACTACCTGCGGATTGTGGTGGGGCATTTGCGGCAGAAGCTGGGGGATGATCCGGCGGCGCCGCGGTTTATCGTGACCGAGGCGGGGGTGGGGTACAGGTTGGTGACGCCGAATTGA
- a CDS encoding sensor histidine kinase codes for MNDSTRADALLANLPREGRGRLKVFLGAAPGVGKTYAMLQAAHAQQRQGVQVLAGVVETHGRAETEALLGGMLQQPLLRTDYRGVTLEEMDLDGLLKAAPALALVDELAHTNAPGSRHAKRWQDVQELLAAGIDVYTTVNVQHLESLNDKVRDITGVQVRETLPDWVLQEAFELVLIDLPPRELLERLREGKVYVPEQARAAIDAFFSQTNLTALRELAMQTAAAQVDNDLAHGYRQRGQEAPALRGRLLVGVDGDDQAERLVRHACRVAQRRHLPWSLVHVDNGRLRDETSRHRLQAAQQLAERLGGEVVLLRAGEVARTLIQHANERRASLVLVGQSRDRLRRRFFGAGVAARLLRESHGLEINVLDRDNQAPPARATVQRVWMWRHYLLALAATGLAAGLAHAVSSVLALPNISLVFLAAVLLVAVRSSLGPALACAALSFLAYDFLFIPPTFSLSIQREEDVLTLVFFLLMAALTGNLAARQRRQLQALRETQAQTNQLLDLSRRLTVAADRQAVFSAAGQHLNDWRDIQVCLMERNPEGLLHVASGEAHALSDNERAAAEWAWQHVQAAGHGSDTLPNGRWWWWPLAVEDQPLALLGVRPRSGEPLSAQRRRLLMALGQPLAQALARAQLAEQLEAARLHGETEQLRSALLASVSHDLRTPLTAMRGSIDSLLALGEAIPMEDRRELLEGTRNEAERLDRYIQNLLDMTRLGHGGLKLARDWVAPGDIVGSALNRLRAVLAPLRVQTDVPGELPLLYVHAALIEQALINVVENAARFSPAQGRLDIHVSVQGEQLRFAVSDQGPGIPVAEREKIFDMFYTAARGDRGGQGTGLGLAICQGMIGAHGGQILVDDGIDGHGTCITLCLPLPEQPVAENDAP; via the coding sequence ATGAATGACTCCACCCGCGCAGACGCGCTGCTGGCCAACCTGCCGCGCGAAGGGCGCGGCAGGCTGAAAGTGTTCCTCGGTGCAGCCCCCGGCGTAGGCAAGACCTACGCCATGCTGCAGGCCGCCCACGCTCAGCAACGTCAAGGCGTGCAGGTGCTGGCCGGGGTGGTGGAAACCCATGGCCGCGCCGAAACCGAAGCCCTGCTGGGCGGTATGCTCCAGCAACCGTTGCTGCGCACCGACTACCGTGGCGTAACGCTGGAGGAAATGGACCTGGACGGCCTGCTCAAGGCCGCCCCCGCGCTGGCGCTGGTCGATGAGTTGGCCCACACCAACGCCCCCGGCAGCCGCCATGCCAAACGCTGGCAGGATGTGCAGGAATTGCTGGCCGCCGGCATCGACGTGTACACCACGGTCAACGTCCAGCACCTGGAAAGCCTCAACGACAAGGTGCGCGACATCACCGGCGTGCAGGTGCGCGAAACCCTGCCGGACTGGGTGCTGCAGGAAGCCTTCGAACTGGTGTTGATCGACCTGCCACCCCGCGAACTGCTCGAACGCCTGCGCGAGGGCAAGGTGTACGTGCCGGAGCAGGCCCGCGCGGCCATCGACGCGTTCTTCTCCCAGACCAACCTCACCGCCCTGCGCGAACTGGCCATGCAAACCGCCGCCGCGCAGGTGGACAACGACCTGGCCCACGGCTACCGCCAGCGCGGCCAGGAAGCGCCGGCATTGCGCGGCCGCCTGCTGGTGGGCGTCGATGGTGACGACCAGGCCGAACGGCTGGTGCGGCATGCCTGCCGCGTTGCCCAGCGCCGTCATTTGCCGTGGAGCCTGGTGCACGTCGACAACGGCCGGCTGCGTGACGAAACCTCGCGCCACCGCCTGCAGGCCGCCCAACAGTTGGCCGAGCGCCTGGGCGGCGAAGTGGTATTGCTGAGGGCAGGCGAAGTCGCCCGCACGCTGATCCAGCATGCCAACGAACGCCGCGCCAGCCTGGTGCTGGTGGGGCAGTCCCGCGATCGCCTGCGCCGGCGCTTTTTCGGGGCCGGGGTGGCGGCACGCTTGTTGCGCGAAAGCCACGGCCTTGAAATCAACGTACTGGACCGCGATAACCAAGCCCCGCCCGCGCGGGCGACTGTGCAGCGTGTGTGGATGTGGCGGCACTACCTGCTGGCGCTGGCGGCCACCGGGCTGGCGGCCGGGCTGGCCCATGCCGTGTCGAGCGTGCTGGCGCTGCCCAACATCTCGCTGGTGTTCCTGGCTGCCGTATTGCTGGTGGCCGTGCGCAGCAGCCTGGGGCCCGCACTGGCATGCGCGGCGCTGTCGTTTCTGGCTTACGATTTCCTGTTCATCCCACCCACCTTCTCGTTGAGCATCCAGCGTGAAGAGGACGTTTTGACCCTGGTGTTCTTCCTGCTAATGGCCGCGCTCACCGGCAACCTCGCGGCCCGTCAGCGCCGCCAGTTGCAGGCCCTGCGCGAAACCCAGGCGCAGACCAACCAGTTGCTCGACCTGTCGCGCCGGCTGACCGTGGCCGCCGACCGCCAGGCCGTGTTCAGCGCCGCCGGGCAGCATTTGAACGACTGGCGCGACATTCAGGTGTGCCTGATGGAGCGCAACCCCGAAGGCCTGTTGCATGTGGCCAGCGGTGAGGCCCATGCGCTGAGCGACAACGAGCGCGCTGCCGCCGAATGGGCCTGGCAGCACGTTCAGGCCGCCGGCCACGGCAGCGATACCTTGCCCAATGGCCGTTGGTGGTGGTGGCCCTTGGCGGTGGAGGACCAGCCCTTGGCATTGCTCGGCGTGCGCCCGCGTTCAGGCGAGCCATTGAGCGCACAGCGTCGGCGCCTGCTGATGGCCCTCGGCCAACCGCTGGCCCAGGCACTGGCCCGTGCGCAACTGGCCGAGCAACTGGAGGCTGCCCGCCTGCACGGCGAAACTGAACAGTTGCGCAGCGCGCTGCTGGCTTCGGTGTCCCACGACCTACGCACCCCACTCACCGCCATGCGTGGCAGCATCGACAGCCTGCTGGCGCTGGGCGAAGCGATCCCCATGGAAGACCGCCGCGAATTGCTGGAAGGCACCCGCAACGAAGCCGAACGCCTCGACCGCTACATTCAAAACCTGCTGGACATGACCCGCCTCGGCCACGGTGGCCTCAAACTGGCCCGCGACTGGGTGGCGCCTGGCGACATCGTCGGCAGCGCCCTCAACCGCCTGCGGGCCGTGCTGGCGCCGCTGCGCGTGCAGACCGACGTGCCGGGCGAGCTGCCATTGCTGTATGTGCATGCGGCGCTGATCGAGCAAGCGCTGATCAACGTGGTGGAAAACGCTGCCCGTTTCTCGCCCGCACAGGGTCGGCTGGACATTCACGTGTCGGTGCAAGGCGAGCAACTGCGCTTCGCCGTCAGCGACCAAGGCCCGGGCATCCCCGTTGCCGAGCGCGAGAAGATCTTCGACATGTTCTACACCGCCGCCCGTGGCGACCGGGGCGGGCAGGGCACAGGTTTGGGCCTGGCCATCTGCCAAGGCATGATCGGCGCCCATGGCGGGCAGATTCTGGTGGATGATGGCATTGATGGCCATGGCACCTGCATCACACTATGCTTGCCCCTGCCTGAACAACCTGTAGCTGAAAACGACGCCCCATGA
- the kdpC gene encoding potassium-transporting ATPase subunit KdpC, with protein MNSYVRPALSLALLMTLITGALYPLAVTGVAQVVFPDQANGSLVRDDRGQVRGSALIAQEFKGDGWFHSRPSAGAYATVASGASNLAPSNPALAERVRTDAAALYQAQQGPVPQALLTTSGSGLDPHLPPEAVAYQIPRVAAARQIPAERLQALVEGATLRPLVGPPVVNVLALNQAVERLAPR; from the coding sequence ATGAATAGCTATGTACGCCCGGCACTGAGCCTGGCCTTGCTGATGACCTTGATCACCGGCGCGTTGTACCCCTTGGCGGTGACCGGTGTAGCGCAGGTGGTTTTCCCCGATCAGGCCAACGGCAGCCTGGTGCGCGATGACCGGGGCCAGGTGCGTGGTTCGGCACTCATCGCCCAGGAGTTCAAAGGCGATGGCTGGTTCCATTCACGCCCCTCGGCAGGCGCCTACGCCACCGTCGCCAGCGGCGCAAGCAACCTGGCGCCGAGCAACCCGGCCTTGGCCGAGCGGGTAAGAACTGACGCAGCAGCGCTTTATCAGGCGCAGCAGGGCCCGGTGCCCCAGGCCTTGCTGACCACCTCCGGCAGCGGCCTGGATCCGCACCTGCCCCCCGAGGCCGTGGCGTATCAGATCCCCCGTGTGGCGGCCGCCCGGCAGATCCCGGCAGAGCGCTTGCAAGCGCTGGTGGAAGGGGCCACTCTGCGCCCATTGGTCGGCCCGCCGGTGGTCAACGTATTGGCCCTGAACCAAGCCGTGGAACGTCTGGCACCACGCTGA